The Solibacillus sp. FSL W7-1436 genome window below encodes:
- a CDS encoding UDP-N-acetylmuramoyl-L-alanyl-D-glutamate--2,6-diaminopimelate ligase: MYAEELLSTLMQKKVVGQLPKLITDIAIDSRSVQPNSLFICIKGFTVDGHDYAQKAVDAGATVIVTERPLQLDGEIAQVIVKNTTRTLGILAAKFFDYPSKDIMMIGVTGTNGKTSVSGIIHNILIGLGEKSALSGTIGFNLNGVLYESANTTSDSLNTQQMIFRAKSEGCRAMVMEVSSHGLALGRLAGVDYDVAVFTNLTHDHLDFHGTMENYGNTKGLLFSQLGQDLEKNKHVVLNADDPWSERYAEMTPFPIWTYGLHNKAIFRAVNCSYGNGMTQFDMETPEGTFPVSMHLLGEFNIYNVLAATAVFYARGFPIDVIIEQIEMLPPVKGRMEKVDSDLPIQMFIDYAHTPDAIEKAINAAMPYKKPENKLIFLVGTGGGRDKSKRPTMAEKASVADYVILTTDDPRYEEFDSITGDLAKGMKHKNYACIGDRAEAVRHAVSVANPGDIIIFAGKGHEDYQIIENTKYPHSDAKIAIEAGKLKFV; the protein is encoded by the coding sequence ATGTATGCAGAAGAACTTTTAAGTACACTGATGCAAAAAAAAGTTGTAGGTCAATTACCGAAACTGATTACCGATATTGCGATTGACTCGCGCAGTGTACAGCCAAACAGTTTATTTATTTGTATAAAAGGTTTTACGGTGGACGGGCATGATTACGCCCAAAAGGCAGTTGATGCTGGTGCAACTGTAATTGTTACTGAACGTCCATTACAGTTAGATGGAGAAATTGCACAAGTAATCGTAAAAAATACGACACGTACACTTGGCATTTTAGCAGCAAAGTTTTTTGATTATCCATCGAAGGATATAATGATGATCGGGGTAACAGGTACAAACGGGAAAACAAGTGTGTCTGGTATTATCCACAATATATTAATCGGACTTGGCGAAAAATCGGCATTGTCAGGAACAATCGGTTTCAATCTAAATGGAGTGCTATATGAATCGGCCAATACGACGAGCGATTCATTGAATACACAGCAGATGATTTTCCGCGCGAAAAGCGAAGGCTGCCGTGCAATGGTGATGGAAGTTTCTTCACACGGTTTAGCATTAGGCCGCTTAGCCGGTGTCGACTATGATGTAGCGGTATTTACGAATTTAACGCATGATCATTTAGATTTCCATGGTACGATGGAAAACTATGGCAACACGAAAGGTTTGCTGTTTTCTCAGTTAGGACAAGACTTGGAAAAAAATAAACATGTCGTTTTAAATGCAGATGATCCATGGTCTGAGCGCTATGCGGAAATGACACCATTCCCGATTTGGACTTACGGTTTGCATAATAAGGCGATTTTCCGTGCAGTGAACTGCAGTTATGGAAATGGAATGACGCAATTCGATATGGAAACGCCGGAGGGAACTTTCCCTGTTTCAATGCATTTACTAGGCGAGTTTAATATTTATAATGTACTTGCAGCAACAGCCGTGTTCTATGCTCGCGGTTTCCCGATTGATGTCATTATCGAACAAATTGAAATGCTGCCTCCGGTAAAAGGACGTATGGAGAAAGTGGATTCGGATTTACCGATTCAAATGTTCATCGACTATGCACATACGCCTGATGCGATTGAAAAAGCGATCAATGCGGCAATGCCATATAAAAAACCGGAAAATAAATTGATTTTCCTTGTTGGTACAGGTGGCGGACGCGATAAATCAAAACGTCCGACAATGGCGGAAAAAGCATCTGTTGCAGATTATGTAATTCTGACGACGGATGATCCGCGCTATGAGGAATTCGACAGTATTACAGGTGATTTGGCAAAAGGTATGAAACATAAAAACTATGCCTGTATCGGTGACCGTGCGGAAGCCGTTAGACATGCAGTAAGTGTAGCAAATCCTGGTGATATTATTATTTTCGCAGGTAAAGGTCATGAGGACTA